From Oncorhynchus mykiss isolate Arlee chromosome 25, USDA_OmykA_1.1, whole genome shotgun sequence, a single genomic window includes:
- the LOC110505236 gene encoding kanadaptin: MADSSRTEESEIFTVKEMDTQMEERVSNENGGECNKEEDVTNTQTEDPFKKPALFAAPSLVSKRGLVASRAARKPTHEENGDKELQPSTSDSSEASADEQTTPSTSDNDNTSRKGVESENYSEKDQTSDVQPPPRFPVKGTPIGKFKPHPPVPYAEPPWAGVADVPYSLEILKNGTIVDTVPLTQQSYFVVGRLPVCDVSLEHPSISRYHAVIQYRGLAGEEEAVGEARGFYVHDLGSTHGTFVNKNKIPPNTYIRVRVGHVLKFGGSTRLFIMQGPEFDEEAESDLTVTELRERARKQREDLERRMMGEGSDEEEKEEGKESSGIQGKSLNNDSGCSWGIADEAAPEEDENEANPFSTEFQEDQEAAYLKDPKKALQGFFDREGEELEFEYEDKSHGTWLCRVKLPVDDASGKQLVAEVTHTGKKKDAAIQSSLEACRILEARGLLRQEAVSRKRKKKNWEDEDFYDSDDDNFLDRTGAVEKKRQERMKKAGKIQERPDTYESLVAKLLVVEKALAETEKKLSATGRDGSHSSSEDPLDAFMVAVRSEAALDGVERRKLHVHTADLRKEAQRLRRLVELTRPAQMPSLQTGSMSGSSDVDKPKKRSLPLFGAMKGGAKFKLKTGTIGKLPPKRANLPTELFNMKGEEEEEEEEEEEEDDDNNKGSEDLTEADIQAEEPQQSNESTDSTEGCSTGCQRQDPPLSQPPRGKKLSQRSIDVEEPEETMEDAPLGRLKPLPDPKEGGKEAAAAKPSPRTFLKKRTTGPNRPPAAQSGQYPEDDPDYCVWVPPTGQSGDGRTHLNEKYGY; encoded by the exons ATGGCGGACTCCTCGCGCACAGAAGAGTCTGAAATATTTACTGTTAAAGAAATGGACACTCAAATGGAAGAACGTGTGAGTAATGAGAATGGCGGTGAATGTAACAAGGAAGAAGACGTGACTAACACTCAAACAGAGGACCCTTTCAAAAAACCTGCTCTCTTTGCGGCGCCTTCGCTCGTGAGTAAACGAGGTCTTGTCGCGAGCAGAGCAGCAAGAAAGCCTACACATGAAGAAAATGGCGACAAAGAACTACAACCATCTACTTCTGATAGTAGTGAGGCATCTGCAGATGAGCAAACCACCCCTTCCACGTCGGATAATGACAACACGTCACGGAAAGGTGTAGAGAGCGAAAATTATTCCGAAAAAGACCAGACTAGTGACGTCCAACCCCCACCAAGATTTCCTGTCAAAGGAACACCTATTGGCAAATTTAAACCCCACCCTCCTGTTCCATATGCCGAACCTCCTTGGGCAGGAGTGGCAGATGTCCCATATTCCCTAGAAATCCTCAAGAATGGCACTATAGTTGATACGGTCCCACTCACCCAGCAGAGTTATTTTGTGGTCGGACGTTTACCTGTGTGTGACGTATCCCTGGAACACCCCTCAATCTCCAGGTATCACGCTGTCATTCAATACCGTGGGctggcaggagaagaggaggcagTTGGAGAGGCAAGAGGGTTCTATGTCCATGACCTGGGCAGCACACATGGTACCTTCGTCAACAAGAACAAGATACCACCGAATACCTACATCAGAGTACGGGTTGGGCACGTACTCAAATTCGGGGGAAGCACTAGACTTTTCATCAtgcag GGTCCAGAGTTTGACGAAGAGGCGGAGTCAGACCTGACTGTCACAGAGCTGCGGGAGCGAGCCAGGAAGCAGCGGGAGGACCtggagaggaggatgatgggagAAGGCTCGGATgaggaggaaaaggaagaggGGAAAGAAAGCAGTGGTATCCAGGGAAAGAGTTTAAACAATGATTCGGGCTGTTCATGGGGAATAG CTGATGAGGCAGCCCCTGAAGAGGATGAGAACGAGGCGAACCCCTTCTCCACAGAGTTCCAGGAGGACCAAGAGGCTGCTTACCTGAAGGACCCTAAGAAAGCACTGCAGGGCTTCTTTGACAGAGAAG GGGAAGAGCTTGAGTTTGAGTATGAAGACAAAAGCCACGGTACCTGGCTCTGCAGAGTAAA GCTCCCAGTGGATGACGCTTCGGGGAAGCAGCTGGTCGCTGAGGTGACCCACACAGGGAAGAAGAAAGATGCGGCCATCCAGTCTTCCCTGGAGGCGTGTCGAATCCTGGAGGCCCGGGGCCTGCTCAGGCAGGAGGCAG TTTCCCGCAAGCGCAAGAAGAAGAACTGGGAGGACGAGGATTTCTATGACAGTGACGATGATAACTTTCTGGACCGCACCGGTGCtgtggagaagaagagacaggagcGCATGAAGAAGGCGGGAAAGATTCAGGAGCGCCCGGACACTTACGAGTCACTG GTGGCCAAACTGTTGGTGGTTGAGAAGGCTCTGGCAGAGACCGAGAAGAAGCTCAGTGCTACAGGGAGAG ACGGCTCTCACTCATCCTCCGAGGACCCCCTGGATGCCTTCATGGTTGCCGTGCGCAGCGAGGCGGCGCTGGACGGAGTGGAGCGCCGTAAGCTGCACGTGCACACCGCCGACCTGCGTAAGGAGGCCCAGAGACTGCGCCGGCTGGTGGAGCTCACGCGGCCAGCCCAGATGCCTTCACTGCAGACGGG GTCTATGAGTGGGTCGTCCGACGTAGACAAGCCTAAGAAGCGGTCCCTACCGCTGTTTGGTGCCATGAAGGGAGGCGCCAAGTTCAAACTGAAGACTGGGACCATAGGG AAGTTGCCCCCAAAGCGAGCCAATCTGCCCACAGAACTCTTCAAcatgaaaggagaggaagaggaggaggaggaagaagaggaggaggaggatgacgaCAACAACAAAGGGAGTGAAGACTTGACTGAGGCTGACATCCAAGCTGAGGAACCCCAACAGTCCAATGAAAGCACTGATTCCACAGAGGGCTGCAGTACAGGATGCCAGAGGCAGGACCCACCTCTGTCCCAACCCCCCAGAG ggAAAAAGCTGTCCCAGAGAAGTATAGATGTAGAGGAGCCTGAGGAAACCATGGAAGATGCGCCTCTCGGCCGTTTAAAGCCCTTACCAG ACCCTAAAGAAGGGGGCAAGGAGGCGGCAGCTGCCAAGCCCAGTCCGAGGACGTTCTTGAAAAAAAGAACCACCGGCCCCAACAGA CCTCCAGCCGCCCAATCAGGACAGTACCCTGAGGATGACCCAGACTATTGTGTCTGGGTGCCCCCCACAG GTCAGTCTGGGGATGGCCGCACCCACCTCAATGAAAAGTATGGCTACTGA